In Haliscomenobacter hydrossis DSM 1100, the DNA window AGGCCACCATGTCGCCATTTACTTGTTTGAGGGTGGTGCCCACCGAGCAAAAGACCACATCGCTACCTGCAATGGCGGCCTGGTAAGCGACTTCGTCGGCAAAATCCAATAAAATGAGTTTCACCTTGGGGTGATTCAGGTCAAGCGGGCGACGTACCAACACTTTGATGTTTGAAAAATCAGGGTCTTCCAACAGCTGTTGGAGGATCTGACTGCCGATCAATCCGGTTGCACCGATGAGGGTAGCGGTTTTTTGTGCCATTTTAGGTTAAGTGTGGGTGCAAGATAACATGGTTGATCTTCTTCTCCAATACCTCCAACAACCAACCCCGATCGGTCAACAATTGCACTGCTTGCACTTTTTCCCGTAATGCTTCCATTTGTTCCGGTTTCCGGCGAATGATCTGAAACAGCAGTTCACAAAAATTGAGGTAGGTTTGTTTCAATGCCCCGGAAATTTGTCGGTTGCGCTTGAGAAAAATGGTAAATGCCGCCAACAAGGACAAGAGCGGCTTGATTGAATCCGCTTCATAATACAGTTTTGCCAGCAGCACCCTGGCACCGAGGTAATAATTGAGATCTGAGTAACTCACCTGGTTGAGCAAAGTTTGAGCTTCTTCGATGCGGCCTGTGTAATAGTATAATTCAGCCTGGTTGAAAGCCAGGGCATCTGTCCGCAAATTGGCCGGCAAGCGCTCGGCGTAGCGCTCGATGAAGGATTCAATTTCCTCAAATTTTTGGAGCCGCAGGGAGAGTTTAACCACATTGGTAAAAGTCCAGGGTGATATTTCCTTGCCTTCCAGCAGCACCCCGTGGTCCAAACCGTGGTAATACAGCGTCAGTGCCTCCTGTACATACTGTCCTTTGCCTTGGCGAATTTTGCGCGCACAGTAGTTGATGGCAAACAAGTAGACGTCGCGCAGCGTGCCCCCCTGTCCTTCTTCGGCCAGAATGGTTTGGCGCAAGGTCAAAAAATGTGCTTCATTTTCTTCTTCTTGCAAGGCTTTTAAAATGACGTAGTGCAACTGGATCAAGGGCTCCCCAAAAAAATTTCGCGCCAGCAGGTGTTGCAACCATTCCGCTGAAATCCCCGTGTCGTATTCACCCTGCAAGATGGCTTGCCGATCCAGCATCACACAAGCGTATTGTAGTTTTTGCAAAAAATAATAGGCATCCAGGCCATCAGAGGAGTGTTGCAAGGTCAGGTCAAAGCGGCGTTGGCGACTGCGTTGAAAGGCCTGCTCGTTGGTATTCAACCAGTGCAGGCGTTCTTTTAGATAGCGTACATCGTGGGCCTGGGTTTTGGCAAAGCGCGCTTCCAGGCGGCGATTGACTTCCTGAAAGTTTTTATCCAGCTTTTTCTCTGAAAGGGCTTCATGGAGGAGCAAGTCGGGTAGTGCCCCGGATTGAAAGAGTTGTTCGATGGTCCAAAACGATTCAATCAGCCTTACCGCATCGCTGCACAGATAGCGCCATTGCTTGTCTTCAAACGGCACATCGGGAAAAAGGGTGGCCCAAACCTGTGTTTTTTCCAATTCGACTTGCTGGTAATTGGGCCAAAACGACAACAAGTGCAACAACAACTGCTGACAAGCTTCATTTTGGTGGAAATAACCCGCTTGGATCAAGCTTTGGAACTGCTTTACTTCTTCCGCACGGAGTGTTTTTAAGTTTATGTACAGCTTTTTCTTCTCCAAAATTTGGCAAATTTAATTTTTGAATTAAAAATTAAATTAATTTAAAAGTCAAAAATACCTGATTTTATTCAAAAAAAGAAAAAATAAAGAACTGCTGAACTGATAAAAATCACCGACAAAGCATCAAAAATGTAATGTCAGGAAGCTTGACAAGCTATACTTTTTGCCCCTACCTTTACGCCATGTAGTGGGGCAAAAATAAGTGTTCATTTTTTGTTAGGCCAAAGGATTAGCTAAGACACTTGAAATGAACCGTTTATTTAGCTAATCCTCTGGTAAAATGAACACTTATTTTTTCATCGCCCTATGATTTGAACTACACGAAAAAAATCATTTTTTATGAAGTATATCCTTAGCATCTTTTTTTGCCTCCTGTTGGGACACAACAGCCAAGCACAAGTCATGTGGCCCGGCGACGCCAACAACAGTGGCAAAGTGAATGCTGTCGATTTGCTCTTTGTTGGTTTGGCGTACAAAAGTACGGGTCCTGCAAGGGCCAATGCCAGCACTAAATTTGAAGCACAACCATTTTCGCCCTGGGCATCATCTTTTCCCAATGGCTTGAATTTTGCTTATGCGGATGGCAATGGTGATGGTGAAATTGACGACGACGATAATAAAGATGCAATTGAAGCGAATTTTGGCCTCACCCACGGGATCGTACAACCCGATGGATTTGCCAAAGGAAAAAAAGGAGAAGCGCCTCAGCTCAAGCTAAGCACTGCACAGCGTATCGTTGCACCGGGGGCCACCATTTTGGTTGACCTTAACCTGGGTGACGCCAGCCAGCCCGTCAATTTTTATGGCCTGGCCGTACAAATGGGGTATACCAACCGGCTGGTGCGCCAAACTGATTTTGAGGATGAAATCACCCCCTGGTTTGAAGCTGCCGGAGAAGATGGCAAAGACCTTTATGTGGATCCAGGGAATACTGGACAAGCAGAACTGGCCATCACCCGCACCAATCAAAAAGCAGTCAGCGGTTTTGGCCGCATGGGCAAAATCAAACTGGTGATTGAAGACATCATCGTGGGTAAGCCAGTAGACACCCTGCTCATCACCATTGACAGCGTGCTGATGGTGGATCAAAGTTTCAAATCTACCGCCATTGCGCACGATACCTTAATGATTTTTATAACCAAGGATCCGAAATTGGTAGGTGTCAAAAACCTCGCCCGTGATCCGGCACTACTGAAGATAAGCCCCAACCCTAGTCGGGGCAGATTCATCGTTGAAACCCCGCTGAACATTCAGCATTGGGCCTTGTACGATCCCTTAGGGCGGGTAGTCCCCATCCAATTACAACAACTGAGCCCTGGAAGCTGGAGCATCAACCCGGGAAATGATTCACCCGGGGTTTACCTGCTAAGGGGCCGTGGAGAACAAGGTTTTGTAAGCAAATCGATCATTCTAACGCTTTAGACTGTATCCATAAAGTCTTTCTATTGACTGATTATGCACGGGCACGCACGGCTCATTCATGGGCTGTGCTACCTTTTCGCATGACAGTTTAACATCCAGAAAAAAATCTTAACATGAAACGTATTTTCTTCGCGTGGTTCGTAGCCGCGCTTGCCGTAGGCATGTCTTCTTGTACCAAAGAGTCTTTAACGGTATCTGCTGAAGAACTCTTCAAACTCACTGGCAATGTCAATGTATTTTGTGCCGGAAAAAACAGCACTTCGCCCAATAAACTGCCCCTTGCCGCACAGGAATACCTGCAAAAAACTTTTAGCGACCTCCAGATCCACGATGTATATGTATTTAGCCAGGACAGCGCCATCTTCTATGGCGTAGAATTGAAAAAACTGGGGGTTGAGAAAAAAATCCTGTTCAACGCCAAAGGAGAGCTGGTCAGCGTTGGCGACGACAACGAGCGCAGTGAATACTACCTGGCGGATAAAATTCCAGCCGCTATCAAGGCTTATCTCCAGGAAAAATTTCCCAATGTAAGCATCAAAGAAGTAGAGCTGAAGCACGAATATGGCCTTAGCGCCTTCAAAATTGAGCTCAGCAACGATGTAAAGTTGACTTTCTCTGCCGGGGGTGAATTGTGGTGCCAAGGCAAGGCCAGCAGTGACGACAACTCAAATGGTGACGACAACTCAAATGGTGACGACAACAGCAATGGTGGTTCGGGCAATGGTTCGGGTATGGGCAACTCTGGCGGTGTTGACGACAACAGCAACAGTCCTAGCAGCATCAGTCTCACGACAATTCCTGATTCTCTTAAGCGGTTCATTACGAACAAATATGCCGGTTACGTCATTTACGAAGCAGAAAAAGAAGACCTCTGTGATGGAATGTACGTCCTGAAGATTGGCATCCGCAAAGGCAGCGAAGAACTGCACGTGATGTTTGACCTCAAGGGCAAGTTTCTGTTCGATGCCATTCGGATTGCCGCCAGTCAATTGCCTGCAGCAGTAAGTGCAACCCTGAAAAACCAGTTTGCAGGCTATGCATTTAAGGATGATAAATCCATCGAGCAACTACGCTACCCTGACGGAAGCAAGCGCTACTATGTACGGCTGCGGTCAAGCGCAGGCAAAGATTTGCGCCTAATGTTGGGTGCCGATGGCAAAGTGGTTTGTCAAAAAACCAGCTCCAGCAGCAGCGACGACAACAGCACTGGTGGCTCGGGCAACGGTTCGGGAAGTACGGGCAACGGTTCCGGCACTGGCAACTCTGGCGGATCGGACGACAACAGCAACAACAACACCAGCACTGTAAACGTTTCAAACACGATCGTGCAGTTTGTTGCCAGTAAATACGCTGGATACACCATTTATGAGGTGGAAAAAGAAGACTGGTGTGATGACCAATACCTGATTGAAGTAGGCATCAAAAACGGCAGCAAGGAATTGCACCTGGTTTTTGACCTCACTGAAAAATTCCTCTTCGAGGCCAAGCGCATCGGAGAAGCCCAATTGCCCAGCGCGGTTGCCAATGCCATCAAAACCCAATACGCTGGTTACAAAGTGAAAGACGATGACGATGTTGAAGAACTCAGCTACGCCGACGGCAGCAAGCGCTATTATGTGCGCCTGCGCAAAACCAGCGGCGGCGGCGGTTCCGATGTACGGGTGATGTTTACTGCCGACGGCAAAGTGTTCTGTCAAAAGAAATAGTTCCCTCTATTGTTTTTTTTTAACCACAAACCTGTACAGCTTGGGCACAAGCTGTGCAGGTTTACTTAATCTGTCAATATGAAAAATCTGTTTGCAAGCATAATCCCAAAACTAATTTTGGTAGGAATGCTGTTTGTTGCCTGCTCCAAAGACGATTTCAGCAGTTCAAGCGGCGGCACCACCACCACCACCAATGTATCAGATGGCATCAAAAGCCTGGTGGCCAAAAACTACGCAGGATACACCATTTACGAAGTAGAACGGGAAGACTGGTGCAATGACCAGCAACAAATCAAAATAGGCATCAAAAACGGCAGCAAGGAACTGCATCTGTTTTTTGATCTGAGTGAAAAATTCCTGTTCGAAGCGCGGCGCATTGCTGAAGCACAACTTCCTGCTGGAGTGGCCAACAGCATTAAAAACCAATACACGGGTTACGAGATCAAAGATGAGAACGAAGTAGAAGAATTGACCTATCCCGATGCCAGCAAGCGTTACTACGTGCGGTTGCGCAAAAGCAGTGGCGGCGGTGGTTCCGATGTACGGATCATGTTCAACACGGATGGGAAGGTATTTTGCCAGAAAAATTAAGCGGTTTTTGAGTACAGAACCCAAACAACAATTCCAATGAAATCCAAACGACTTCTGCTTAGCGCCATCTCATTGGGCGTAGTCTTAAGTGTATTGATGTTTGCTTGTAAAGAGGAATACGTCTACGTAGGCACGCTCAATCCCGACAATCCACAGGACACTACTGGAACCAACCCCGGCGGAGGGGGCATCACCAAACCCTGCTCGCCAGATTCGGTCTATTTTGAACTTTCGGTTATGCCGATTTTGCGCTCGAATTGTGCCTTATCTGG includes these proteins:
- a CDS encoding T9SS type A sorting domain-containing protein, which codes for MKYILSIFFCLLLGHNSQAQVMWPGDANNSGKVNAVDLLFVGLAYKSTGPARANASTKFEAQPFSPWASSFPNGLNFAYADGNGDGEIDDDDNKDAIEANFGLTHGIVQPDGFAKGKKGEAPQLKLSTAQRIVAPGATILVDLNLGDASQPVNFYGLAVQMGYTNRLVRQTDFEDEITPWFEAAGEDGKDLYVDPGNTGQAELAITRTNQKAVSGFGRMGKIKLVIEDIIVGKPVDTLLITIDSVLMVDQSFKSTAIAHDTLMIFITKDPKLVGVKNLARDPALLKISPNPSRGRFIVETPLNIQHWALYDPLGRVVPIQLQQLSPGSWSINPGNDSPGVYLLRGRGEQGFVSKSIILTL
- a CDS encoding PepSY-like domain-containing protein; protein product: MKRIFFAWFVAALAVGMSSCTKESLTVSAEELFKLTGNVNVFCAGKNSTSPNKLPLAAQEYLQKTFSDLQIHDVYVFSQDSAIFYGVELKKLGVEKKILFNAKGELVSVGDDNERSEYYLADKIPAAIKAYLQEKFPNVSIKEVELKHEYGLSAFKIELSNDVKLTFSAGGELWCQGKASSDDNSNGDDNSNGDDNSNGGSGNGSGMGNSGGVDDNSNSPSSISLTTIPDSLKRFITNKYAGYVIYEAEKEDLCDGMYVLKIGIRKGSEELHVMFDLKGKFLFDAIRIAASQLPAAVSATLKNQFAGYAFKDDKSIEQLRYPDGSKRYYVRLRSSAGKDLRLMLGADGKVVCQKTSSSSSDDNSTGGSGNGSGSTGNGSGTGNSGGSDDNSNNNTSTVNVSNTIVQFVASKYAGYTIYEVEKEDWCDDQYLIEVGIKNGSKELHLVFDLTEKFLFEAKRIGEAQLPSAVANAIKTQYAGYKVKDDDDVEELSYADGSKRYYVRLRKTSGGGGSDVRVMFTADGKVFCQKK
- a CDS encoding PepSY-like domain-containing protein, with the translated sequence MLFVACSKDDFSSSSGGTTTTTNVSDGIKSLVAKNYAGYTIYEVEREDWCNDQQQIKIGIKNGSKELHLFFDLSEKFLFEARRIAEAQLPAGVANSIKNQYTGYEIKDENEVEELTYPDASKRYYVRLRKSSGGGGSDVRIMFNTDGKVFCQKN